Proteins encoded together in one Amblyomma americanum isolate KBUSLIRL-KWMA chromosome 1, ASM5285725v1, whole genome shotgun sequence window:
- the Vps24 gene encoding vacuolar protein sorting 24, with translation MGLFGKTPERSPKEQVREWTSKLRKEGYQLDRQIRAIQRQEEGVKKSLKEAAKKNDKEVCLILAKEVLRARKAISRIHASKAQLNSVVMSMNHQLATLRLAGSMQRSTEVMKSMQQLIKVPEVAQTMRDLSKEMMRAGIIEEMLDDTMEGLDDQEDLEEEAQEEVDKVLWELTAGQLGKAPSAVTESLPSEDVQEAGPSSALAEDEDDVTKMQERLQALRS, from the exons ATGGGACTCTTTGGAAAAACACCAGAGCGATCGCCGAAAGAACAG gTTCGAGAATGGACTTCAAAGCTCAGAAAGGAAGGTTACCAGTTGGATCGCCAAATCAGAG CTATACAGCGACAAGAGGAGGGCGTGAAGAAGTCCCTGAAGGAAGCTGCAAAAAAGAACGACAAAGAAGTTTGCCTTATCCTGGCTAAGGAAGTGCTTCGTGctcgtaaagctattagcagGATCCACGCCTCCAAGGCGCAGTTGAACTCCGTCGTGATGAGCATGAACCATCAGCTCG CGACCCTTCGGTTGGCTGGCTCAATGCAGAGGAGTACCGAAGTTATGAAGAGCATGCAGCAGTTGATCAAAGTGCCCGAAGTAGCGCAGACAATGCGCGATCTGTCAAAGGAAATGATGCGT GCAGGaattatagaagaaatgcttgaTGACACCATGGAAGGCCTTGATGACCAGGAAGATCTAGAGGAAGAGGCTCAGGAGGAAGTTGACAAGGTCTTGTGGGAGCTGACTGCTG GCCAACTTGGCAAGGCCCCATCTGCTGTCACAGAATCATTGCCATCGGAGGATGTCCAAGAAGCTGGGCCATCATCTGCTCTAGCAGAAGATGAGGATGATGTGACAAAGATGCAGGAGAGGCTGCAGGCCCTGCGCAGCTGA